A genomic region of Vitis vinifera cultivar Pinot Noir 40024 chromosome 7, ASM3070453v1 contains the following coding sequences:
- the LOC100263028 gene encoding U1 small nuclear ribonucleoprotein C produces the protein MPRYYCDYCDTYLTHDSPSVRKQHNAGYKHKANVRSYYQQFEEQQTQSLIDQRIKEHLGQTAAFQQVGAAYNQHLVSFPGNPPRPRLPVLPTPGMPVAGSAPLPMNSPLVPGMRPPVLPRPVPGAPGYMPAPGMPSMMAPPGAPSMPMPPLNSLPRPPTMNVPPAVPGSTSTPTSGGAPSMMTQPMYQANPAGPTSGGFDSFNINAQGPEANH, from the exons CCATCTGTTAGAAAGCAGCATAATGCAGGTTACAAGCACAAG GCAAATGTCAGATCCTATTATCAGCAATTTGAGGAGCAACAAACCCAAAGTTTGATTGACCAAAGGATCAAGGAACATCTTGGGCAAACTGCAGCATTCCAGCAAGTTGGTGCTGCTTACAACCAACATCTAGTTTCTTTCCCAGGAAATCCTCCAAGGCCTCGTCTTCCTGTTCTTCCGACACCTGGAATGCCGGTTGCAGGGAGTGCGCCTTTACCCATGAATTCACCACTTGTCCCAGGGATGAGGCCTCCTGTTCTGCCAAGACCAGTTCCTGGTGCACCAG GTTATATGCCTGCTCCAGGCATGCCATCTATGATGGCTCCACCAGGTGCTCCTTCCATGCCTATGCCCCCATTAAATAGTCTTCCAAGGCCTCCAACAATGAATGTTCCACCAGCAGTTCCTGGGAGCACATCAACACCTACTTCTGGTGGTGCCCCCTCTATGATGACACAACCAATGTATCAGGCCAATCCAGCTGGACCAACAAGTGGAGGTTTTGACAGTTTCAACATCAATGCCCAAGGTCCTGAGGCCAATCATTAG